Within the Platichthys flesus chromosome 8, fPlaFle2.1, whole genome shotgun sequence genome, the region CTTTTTAAGATAATGACATTTCAAGgccaaaataaatgttatttctgtgtttatatattggccaatatttgttttaatcattaTCATATAGGGCTtggtaataaaacaatatccaTGCATATCATTACAATTTCCATCAATGTGCAATACAAGTCCATTATATATCTAAATAATGTATATGCATTGTGTAAGCTCAGTGAAGATGTATATGATAATTGAATTACCTcaaatttgtaaatgttttgctgtttatcaaggGTTTGTCATTGTCTCCTCATAAAGTAGAATTTAAAATCGCAACCTTCACATTTGTCATGATAATTATCGATATTGACCGATAGGAACATTTTTAATCTTCATATATTTTTGGGCCTTATCAACCAGCCCTATTATCATATCatgtaaaatagttttttttagtAATCCCCATCTCAGTGGCTTGATTCAGTCCTGTCTCTGAGCTCTGCAGGCCGCTCCTTTAACATTATGGTTTCGGGTTTTGCTCTGATATGCCTTGTCAGCAGTGATACTTAATATCGAGAGAAGAGAGCAGCATCATTTCCAAAGCATGTAAATCCATGTAAATTTACCACATGGGAACTCTATCAAAGGTGAAATACACCTGGTAGAGCTGCTGCCTCTTTGGGGCTCTGCCTCACGCAGGCATCTGGGTTCGTTTCTGACCCGCGGCCATGTATGCATGATCTCCTCCCCCACTCTGtcctatcttttttttatataaaggGTGataaaaatccccaaaaaacacattaaaaaaattaaaaaaggtgaaataataCAATTCCAGCCTGATGCATATCATTTGACAACTGCTTTAAGCAGACACGTTGGTGTGAGCTAACAGGTTTGCAGATAATTAACAATAACttgtaaaacataaaatgcaCAATATGTTTAGGGTAAATGTCGGGATTTAGTCAATATTACAGACACAAGAAAAGTTTGAGGTGTCACttttaagaatttttttttcttaatggaTAAAAGCATATAAGTATATACAAGgtctaaaatgtgttttgacatATATTGatatctttaaaaagaaaacaaaactataCAAGATTAAAATAATATAGACAATGTAAACATACAGTGTACCAGGATTCTAAAGACATTGAATTTTACAAATAGCAAATGGGTATTTCTTATAATgtattcattttccatttttgaTTGCTCCCCCTTATTAGGGCCCAAGCCCTGGCCCTGTAgaaattgtaattatttgtCTTATTATTAATCCAGAATTGAATtatattctggagtaatttgaaatgtgaATGCGCGCCCAGCCCTCCATCATTAGTATCAGTCCTCGAAGGTCTCTTTGATGTCTTAGATGTGGCAAAGGTGACAGGTTTACACGATCTATAGAGACACACTCGTgttggcaacaggaagtaagccTGGTTTTACAACGTAAATTAGATTTACACATCTTTCACGGTTTGGTTTGCACTTTCCCCTGGTCCCCAACCACTCTCTCAGGTCCGAGTTTGCAAGTGCTCCAGCCCACACAGTTCTGTTCCCAGTCCTAGTGGGTGTATGCATCTTCTCctttactttttttcatgaatacatttttccaCATGTAGCATATATGGAATGACACAGAAATTAGAATATACACATCATATTTATGCTGAAAGAGGTCCTATGAAAGGTTTTGTTCTTTCTCTAATCAGGATCTCAAAGGTTGCAGTGTTGTGCTGAACCGTCTTCAGGAGGACGACAAGGCTGATACTATCGATTTTGAGGAGAAAGAAGACATGAACCGTAAAGGTGGAAAACCTGTCTCTCGAATTCCTACCTACCATAAACGACCTCCTGGAGCAAGCCAGGCCTCGGAGCTGCCTGTTCTTAAAAAGGAAACCCCTGTCCATGCAGCTCAGCCTCATGAGAAAGCTGGATTTGAAAGGACAGAGGCTTCAAAGGCCAATCCACTGGATGTCAGAGAAAGGGCACTACCCCTGCCATCAGTCCGAGTCCCCAAAATTGGCCTTGAAGCCCACTCTCCATTGACCAGTGGTGAACAAGTTGCTGGGACAGCTCACAGATCCACAATTACTACACCCAAGAGCTGGGCTTTGTCTGGGTCCATTCATACCCCTCTCTTGATTGCAAGCCCCAGGCCTGCAATCAGACCAGAGCAAGGGTCAGAGCAGAATTTACCAGAGGAAGACAACAGCAAAACCTCAGAAGAAGAATTTGACAACCCACCAGATGTCCCTGTAAGTCAGCTTTTACACCAGGGCTTCCTCAGCCCAAAGTTACAAGATGACCCGGCAGAGGAATGTGATGTTGTGTATGAAGAGGGGATTACAGTCACTGCCTCTGAAGACACCACAACATCTGAGTATTCAGATAGTGCTCTCACAGCTGAGGTCAGCCAAGTGGATTATATAATTGATGAAGAGCCTCCCTGGGAAAAGGAGCCCATGAACAAACTTGAGTCCCAGGCCAGTAGATCCTCATCAGATGCCAAAACAGAGCAGGTTTTGACACATGAAAAGTCTGAGCTCAACAgttcagaggaggtgaaggaacaACCTGAACCACAGATAGTCCAGTCGGAGTTTTCAAAACTTGAAAAGAAAATTGGATCCAACTCTCCTGTGGCCGCAGAGACGCCTGAAGCTAAAGTCTCATCAACAAAGTCACCAAAGGTGAGTCATGTTGCTGTACTTGAATATATTCTATTGATATCAGTCATGCTTTAGTTTCAACAGACAGcagctgttttcacatttgTCTGTATAATTGGGTCTGGATATTGTCTGGAGTTGCTTTTCCACACTTGGAGTACACAACCAGAGAGGCCAGATGTGTTCACACCTTCTGGGAATACTCTGTTTGGTGTAGGCAAGGGTCAGGTCCAGATAGATAGAGCATATAGGAGCCAGGAGATTTTATCAAAACACTCGCTCACTTTGAACTCGTCGAAGAGTGAGCAAATCTATTCACGCTCAGTCAGATATCACGAGGACATTTGGGAGTAAGGGCTGCACAGACCACTCGACTTGTCAACACATCATTGTAGACTAGTTGTTCATTTGAGATTTAAAGTGGTGCAGTAATAAAGTAGAGAAGCACCTACTCTAACACTTTTGCGTATTacaccagtggcaagacgtGAGGACCCAATGGGATTTAGGGATGCATACTCCAGgtttaactatccaataggatgcgaacaccaaagagtgacagcaattcaaGCCTTTcgtggatgtgctgttagaattGGGGATGCGGGGTGAgggagatatactgggatgctgtttgagacatcttcagacttgtaGGGGGaaattgctcatgttactctaTTGGCGTCAGTATATTATCTCACgctctggtctccttgatgcatcaagtctaaaTTCACtattctgcataagacatcagctgctgcctgagttttcctttcaccagcttccagaagaCCTTCATCAATAAATCAGTAATCGTGAATGCCCTTCTAGGGAGCTGATAGGGCAAAGTGTGTTTAATGTCCACTTCAACTGATatagacatttgtgttcacacatacagctcCTCCAGGTCATGTCTAGAAAAGCTCAGGGTcgcagtgcatgtgtgaaagattCAGTCACATATAGTGGAATTTCACCACACCCTGCAGTAATAGCTGTGGTATGTAACAGAATCCCAAGCTGCTTCCCAGTCTCTTGTTAACAATGAGATTGCAACTTCACAGATTATATGTTGgaagtacattttttatttcgTCATTCTGCAGAGCTCTGGACGCTCCTGTTTCATCCACTTCTTCCTGCCCACCACCCTGCTGCTTCTGGGAGGGTTCGGTGCGCACGTTTGGCACTACGGGCTTCCCACGTCCATGGCCCATCTTACGGCTCAGATGGAGCTGCACTGGCTGGAGGGCTTTGGATTGTTCCCCAAGCCTTGCAGCACTGATTGTCGGTaagaaataacaacaaagtGTCAATCTTTCTGTCCTATTTTAGCTGTTGAAGACTGTGATATTCACATTATCAGAACTCTTGAGAAACCTACTCTGAAAATCTTGAGAGTTGAACTGCTTCCTGGATTGAGAGTGGTGTACACATATTGTAACTTAAATCTGCCTCTCCCTTGTTCAGAGTGCATCTGGTGGAGAGCATCCCGGATGGTCTGTACCTGTCTTCCCCCTCGTCCAGACAGAGCATCGCAGACAGCTGGATGCACCTGCTGCACAGGTCCAACAGCTCGGTCCACATCGCTGCTTTCTACTTCACACTACGAGGCAACGATTCAGAGTCCGCCGGCTCTACTGACTCTCAGGTCGGCACAGCGGCAGGCCACAGTCTCAACTCATGACCTTGACCTGTATATGTAGTGACTGTACTGACTTATTTTAATGTGCATGTTTGGCAGGGACGGAGGGTGTTTGACCACTTGAAACATCTTCAGTCTAAAGGTGTCAAACTCCAGATTGCTGTCAACGGCCCCCAGACATCAACCCGAGACACATCAGAGCTGACTGCAGCAGGTACTACTTCTTATGAGAAGaaccctgttcacacctggcattcaCATCTGTCTTATGTGATCCAAACACATATGGACaggtcactcactcactcactcacagacacatccTGATTTGGTCTTGGCAAACCGAATAGAAGAATGTGTATTTGCATATTAAAGCTAATGAAACCTGATCCCTGTTGGTAacaggagacacattctaattccaggtgtgaactgacaaacTACAAACTCTCCACATTGGATCAGTCAAGACAGATTGTAAATGTCAAATATGAACAGCCCAATATGTAGCATATTCCTGGTAACTGAGACTCCACTGATCACGTTTTAACATCGGCAGATTTATGATGCAACCTTAGTTGGTGCATTAATCTAATTCAGTATTAAAATGTCTACTTAATAGTATTGGTATTCAAACTAAGCAAAAATATCTGGGGAATGTGTGTATGGCATGTTTAAAACTCTTTGGATTGACCCATTGCAGGGGCAGAAGTCAGAGAAGTGGACCTCAAAGCTGTGACTGGAGGCATCGTCCACACAAAGCTGTGGGTCGTGGATCAAACGCACTTCTACCTGGGCAGTGCCAACATGGACTGGCGCTCTCTCAGTGAGGTAAGAACTTAACTATGGTTTAAGTCTGTCGTCCTACAACCTTTTGCATTAGGGATACTTGAGTCACTGTCTTCTTACAGATCCTATTACTGTCCAGTAGATTCATAGAGCTGATATCCCAGTGTAGGTAATAGCAACAGTCATTTTGATTTGGACTGTCTAAAGCAACAAACCTCTAAACAGCTGACACTAAGTGTTTCCACAGTGAGACAGCAGATTTCAGTTTAGCCTCAGCCTGATGCTGCACTACTCTGTAATAGACTTTGAAGGAGGGAGGCACAATTTATAATGTAATTAAATGTTGGACTTTGCAGTATCCGATTGTTACTGACATGCAAATTGGAAGTAACTTATATTATTACTGTTGTTAATTGTATCTTAAAATAGCttactattgttattattaagtAGAAGTGAAAGACAATTTGTGTCAGGTTCAAATCCTCAAATGCATTCAAAGAGTTTTGTTTCAAATGATGGATAAATTAATGTGATGGATTTTCCTGATCTTCTAAAAGAACCAGAATCAATAGTACAACATAACTGCACTGCTTGTAGATCAGCATGATTCAGCTAATTCCTCCCAATGACTAAGTAGATATTCTCCCTGGATCAGACCTCAGAAGAtcccctcacacaaacacagaactaATTGTGACTGGTGCAGGATGAAcccatttgttgttgtttgttgaacCAAGGTGAAGGAGGTGGGTCTGTTAGTGGAGGATTGTAGCTGCCTGGCTCAGGATGCGTTACGAATCTTTGGCGTGTACTGGAGCATTGGTGCTGTGCCCAGTCGATCCCTGCCCCCGTACTGGCCTGCGCGCCTCTCCGCCCTGTCCAGCGCCCagaatcctctgcatctgaagTTCAATGGAGTACCTGCTCAAGTCTACCTGTCTGTAAGTTAATACAAATAAGCTTCCTTGAAAGGATTACTTTTACATCTTTATCGAACTGGTATTAGTCCTGTCACTGGCgaaatgcaaggggctggactgacacaaacaaatcaaatactgtttcgttcctgatccaccaatcaaagaggagtgttatcatttgaacgcgagttgcacgtacgcctctgagtataaaagtaactgcaggcatggtcagcgctcaccctcactgagaccataccctgcagagtttgtgcgattgctcttgtttcctctataattcagatatacattgctttataaacagtctttttaaagactcactgcttccttagtaataccttcctgcactggcagcaggcctattcgtagcctaatctaaggagtaatttgctccaccGTCTTTTTAggaaagctcatagccccaagagctagccttctagctagctaacttcttccaactgcagctagcccttttctccttgacacctacctttacatcttcaatcatccactgtgttgcaacaaataaaacaccagcacttgaatactattctgtgctgtccctgtctacattgtgtactgttcgttttgtTAGAAACCATTGCCTAGCAAggccttattcattatttgtgTGCAAGTctctcacagccacacatacaaacacactcacaaaaccacaacgttgcaattagaactttattaacatcttacacactgtatcagcaaacaaacacaactgtggacaagtttctgattcgtaaaagtcaggcaaccgatgcgccagttgcgaagaagcaACTACCtgtaaccagctttgggggggtccagcttgcaaaagtttgagaacccctggtTTAGACTGACGGTATTTTTCACAACGAACTCTGAATTTGTTccatttgtattatatttgaaataaattctTGTCTGATTAGAAGATATTATAAAGCAGTGTTTAGCTCATTATATGTCATATGAACCCTAATTTAAGTTCAGGTATAATGGCTTATTGTCTCAAAGTTTAATTAAAACCTTATTCCTAATTACTGGAATTTGTAGGTAATCAGTCTTCATGTGCATCAAGACAGTCTGAATACATCTTGATGTGGCCTCTCAGGTGTTTCTAAGTTTCATCGtggtattttaacattttccctAATTAAGCAAAGTCATCAGAGGGTAATTACACCACCACTGAAGGGCTGTAAAAGATTCCTGTTCCTCCGCCTCTTCACTCCCATGATCCTCACTGCTCATTCTGTGATCCTACAGAGTGCCCCTCCACAAATCTCAGCCCGTGGCCGCTCGGACGATCTCGCCACCATCTTGTCTGTCATCAGGGATGCCCAGAAGTTTGTTTACATCTCCGTCATGGActaccttcctctctctcagttcaCAGAACCAATCAGGTACACTCAGAGCCACCAGTATATACAACTGCACTGTAAAAATCCTGATAAATCACCATCAGACATGCAGCTGAATATGAACATAAACATATGACATAGTCTGGTAGAGGAAGATTTATCAAGATGTGACAGCACTGGACCCTGTTGGCTGAGTAAGCAACTACTCTTATAAGAATATAGCATACCTGCTGAATTGAACCTTTTGAATGAAAATGTGATCAACTTGACTAACCAGAAGAGTTTAGTGGTGTCCAAAGTTCGTCCATGGCTTGGAGAACATGCCTTCATGCACCACAGAcatactttacatttatttacatatatttacatatatagaCTTTCCTCTGCAAAGCTTCCCCTGCTGAAGAGTTGAAGTTGTGCTCTGTTCTCTTGCTCTCAGGTACTGGCCCGCCATCGACACAGCTCTGCGTGGTGCAGCCTGCACCAGAGGGGTACAGGTCAGACTCATGATCAGCTGCTGGGAACACTCGCCCGCCTCCATGTTCATCTTCCTGCAGTCCCTGCTGGTGCTCAACAAACCACCACTGAAATGTGACATTGACATAGTATGTCTGGAGATTTGAATTTCTTAGATGGCGAAAACATATTGAACTGAGCAGAATGATGCTGAATCCTGAACTTGTCTTTATCGTTGTGACTTTGCAGAAAATCTTCACAGTGCCTTCAACAGCGGAGCAGAAGGCCATCCCCTTCGCTCGAGTCAATCACGCCAAGTTCATGGTCACAGACAGAGTAGTCTATATAGGTAGGTTATTATCTCTGAACTCACCTTTCAAACATAATTATCCACTGACAGATTCACAGGGGGAAAAGTCATCCCTCATGAACTTCATCTGAAGTACGCAGAGGAATCTGCTAATGTGGCAGAAATATCACAACTTTTTTCAGTGCAGATCAGCTTTTATTCACatcatattatttataaatttgaTGTAAAAcagactgaaatataaaaaattatatacaaaaatatacatatggTTATTATTCAATTCTACACacaattttctaaataaagatctagttataataataatcaacttCATATAACGCTTTTCTCAATGAAGTTCCAAAGTACTTCTATCATCATCTAAGATGAGCAAGAGTAAGAAAATCATTTaacaaaacagaggagaaaaaatgaaaatataacacaCTGTATTCAAGTAAATATAAAGCTTTCAGATAATTGTTGTCAGTGACTTCCCCCTCCTGTGATAGTCCCACAGTgatgagtgtttgtgtccacagGGACGTCCAACTGGTCAGAGAACTACTTCAGTCAAACTGCTGGTGTGGGTCTGGTTGTGAACCAGACGGGCTCAGTGGTTGGGAAGGCCCAGCAGACGCTGCAGAGCCAAGCAGAGGAGCTCTTCCTCAGAGACTGGAGGTCTCCGTACGCCAGCACGCTCTCTGTCGACAGCGTGGACGTCTGCCCTCATGGCCGACACTGACGGTTTGCTGTTCAACAATGTTGAGAATTAAGATGAGCATCTCGCTTGTTCCTGTTTCTTGGGCTGTAAATAACTATTCTGATAGTCGAATACTCTATTgattattaaatgattaatcGACTTATAGGATTATGAATGACACGTGCTGatactaaaaataaattaaaaatcagGTATCCATTCTTTCTGTTAACAAAAGGACAAGGAAAGtatcagcaataaaaacatcaacaaacgaAACTTCAGTCTTCTCTGGACTGCataattgtgattaaaaaaagaccTTGGTCAGGCAATAGGATAACATCACGCTTttaaaactcattaaaaaataGTTAAACCAAATTTTTGGAATGGATTCTGGAATCCTGCACACAGGTATATACGTTTATATAGCAAGCTAGATAACAGGCTATCTTAGCGAATCTATGTCACGCTGTCTAACGTGCCTCCTCTTCAAATGCTCGTGTCCTGCTTCCATGGAGAGCAGGTCCGCCTTACAAATACAGCAGGTAGATTTTTTCAggaagcgagatggctcacACCTCAGCTACTTCCAGCACCTCCGTTAAAACCAAGTTTAGTTCAGCTGCACGGCACAAAAAAACAAGCGCTATGACGTAACCAATGAATCATCAATGATTTCATTCGTCGGCGACTATTTAATAGTCAATACGTCGATAAATCGCTGCACCCTTACCTGTCACTTGAATTTTATTTTGCTTGTGCAGAAATCAGCTGGCTGTACTGTGTGAACATACATGTTGTTCATGTTGTGGCTGTTTCCTGACTTGCTTGCCTCTCTGTATATATTTGCAATTCTATATTTAGTTTCAGAACATGCTATTTTTGTATTCTCTGTAAgcttgacaatttttttttatctgagctGCGGCGCGGGGGAACTGGCTCTGTGCAATTTATTTCTATGCCTGGAGCATTTTgtatgttttccttttaaaatgttgGTGC harbors:
- the pld7 gene encoding 5'-3' exonuclease PLD3 isoform X1 is translated as MPMLLRSRRSIRPGGGAVEPEGPDTTPVTARRSSTRLPGRTTYEESNDSEPESVQSQAMETDLSPPAEEDEDVTEDLKGCSVVLNRLQEDDKADTIDFEEKEDMNRKGGKPVSRIPTYHKRPPGASQASELPVLKKETPVHAAQPHEKAGFERTEASKANPLDVRERALPLPSVRVPKIGLEAHSPLTSGEQVAGTAHRSTITTPKSWALSGSIHTPLLIASPRPAIRPEQGSEQNLPEEDNSKTSEEEFDNPPDVPVSQLLHQGFLSPKLQDDPAEECDVVYEEGITVTASEDTTTSEYSDSALTAEVSQVDYIIDEEPPWEKEPMNKLESQASRSSSDAKTEQVLTHEKSELNSSEEVKEQPEPQIVQSEFSKLEKKIGSNSPVAAETPEAKVSSTKSPKSSGRSCFIHFFLPTTLLLLGGFGAHVWHYGLPTSMAHLTAQMELHWLEGFGLFPKPCSTDCRVHLVESIPDGLYLSSPSSRQSIADSWMHLLHRSNSSVHIAAFYFTLRGNDSESAGSTDSQGRRVFDHLKHLQSKGVKLQIAVNGPQTSTRDTSELTAAGAEVREVDLKAVTGGIVHTKLWVVDQTHFYLGSANMDWRSLSEVKEVGLLVEDCSCLAQDALRIFGVYWSIGAVPSRSLPPYWPARLSALSSAQNPLHLKFNGVPAQVYLSSAPPQISARGRSDDLATILSVIRDAQKFVYISVMDYLPLSQFTEPIRYWPAIDTALRGAACTRGVQVRLMISCWEHSPASMFIFLQSLLVLNKPPLKCDIDIKIFTVPSTAEQKAIPFARVNHAKFMVTDRVVYIGTSNWSENYFSQTAGVGLVVNQTGSVVGKAQQTLQSQAEELFLRDWRSPYASTLSVDSVDVCPHGRH
- the pld7 gene encoding 5'-3' exonuclease PLD3 isoform X2: MESNDSEPESVQSQAMETDLSPPAEEDEDVTEDLKGCSVVLNRLQEDDKADTIDFEEKEDMNRKGGKPVSRIPTYHKRPPGASQASELPVLKKETPVHAAQPHEKAGFERTEASKANPLDVRERALPLPSVRVPKIGLEAHSPLTSGEQVAGTAHRSTITTPKSWALSGSIHTPLLIASPRPAIRPEQGSEQNLPEEDNSKTSEEEFDNPPDVPVSQLLHQGFLSPKLQDDPAEECDVVYEEGITVTASEDTTTSEYSDSALTAEVSQVDYIIDEEPPWEKEPMNKLESQASRSSSDAKTEQVLTHEKSELNSSEEVKEQPEPQIVQSEFSKLEKKIGSNSPVAAETPEAKVSSTKSPKSSGRSCFIHFFLPTTLLLLGGFGAHVWHYGLPTSMAHLTAQMELHWLEGFGLFPKPCSTDCRVHLVESIPDGLYLSSPSSRQSIADSWMHLLHRSNSSVHIAAFYFTLRGNDSESAGSTDSQGRRVFDHLKHLQSKGVKLQIAVNGPQTSTRDTSELTAAGAEVREVDLKAVTGGIVHTKLWVVDQTHFYLGSANMDWRSLSEVKEVGLLVEDCSCLAQDALRIFGVYWSIGAVPSRSLPPYWPARLSALSSAQNPLHLKFNGVPAQVYLSSAPPQISARGRSDDLATILSVIRDAQKFVYISVMDYLPLSQFTEPIRYWPAIDTALRGAACTRGVQVRLMISCWEHSPASMFIFLQSLLVLNKPPLKCDIDIKIFTVPSTAEQKAIPFARVNHAKFMVTDRVVYIGTSNWSENYFSQTAGVGLVVNQTGSVVGKAQQTLQSQAEELFLRDWRSPYASTLSVDSVDVCPHGRH